In the Candidatus Methylomirabilota bacterium genome, CTTCGGCCGCGGCGAGGCGTAGCACGCCCGCCCTACCGCCACCAGGGTACCGCTCGAGTCTCGGATCTCCACGTCGGCCACGCTCACCGTCTTCCCCACCCGCACCGTCTTTCCCACCGCGGTCAGGTCGCCCTGCCGCGCCGGCCGCAGGTAGTCCACCCGCATGTCGATGGTCGGCACGCCGGGCGCGGTCTCGCTCATCACCGCGTAGTCGCCCGCAATGTCGGCCAGCGCGCTCACCACCCCGCCGTGCAGCCAGTCCGACCCGTCCACGCGGCGGAACTC is a window encoding:
- a CDS encoding PaaI family thioesterase, which encodes MEQGAAGFSHSPFMRFLGLEIVKTEKGRVEIRLPFREEFRRVDGSDWLHGGVVSALADIAGDYAVMSETAPGVPTIDMRVDYLRPARQGDLTAVGKTVRVGKTVSVADVEIRDSSGTLVAVGRACYASPRPKEATS